The genomic window TGCGATAAGCCGCTGATACAATCGTTCAAACACGCCTGCATACCAATGAAACAGCGATTGGGCTGGCAATGTCGCATCGCCCGCCGCGCGCCGATCAATCCTGAAGCGCCAGCCGCCTGTGAAGGTGAAGCGCCCTGCCCCGACGAACGTCCACGCATGGCGACTGATCGCTCGCATCAGCAGAGGCGCTGCGAGGCGTGCAGGAAGAATCTTCAACACCCGCGCTGCCAATTTCGGAATGCGATGGGCGATAATGTAATCGCCCGTGCGCTTTGCCGCTTCCCCAGCGATCTCGAAACACGCAAAGGGCTCACGCGCGGCGAGCCAGCGATGGAGGCGCAAAGCGTCCACTTCGCTCACCATTGCATCGCCAGTGGGCACCGCGTCGATCTGCGCATTTGAAAAGACCGCCGCGACCGCATCTTGATCAAGCAGCTCGCGCATAACCTCAACGGCATGGATGAGAGCATGGGGCCCAATCTGTGCCAGCGCTTCGTCCTCATTAGAGGATAGGGGAGGAAGCGAAAGGGATGGAACCGGGTCGGTGGGAGCGTGCTTGATGGGAGCGGGCTTGATGGGGATAGGCACGCCCGGCTCAGTCGCAACCTTGCCCTGCGTCACCTCCTGCGCCGCCAGAATGGGGGCCTCAATCAACATCGATGCGGTCCCTTTTGCGTTCTATCGCACGCTGCACCCCGCGCTCTTTCATTTGCCTGCGCACCGCCTCGCGCCGCGCCTTCGCCTGCGCGGCCTTATCGGCATTGGTCTGCCAATCGGTCGCAGCGTCCGCTGCCACCTCGCGGCTCTCATCAAAGTGCCAATCGAGCTGTTTCTTGGTCTGAGGCCCCCAATATCCGGCCTTGCCAAGGTCATAGAAAGTCCGTTTGAAGCCAGCTCGAAGGAAGGCGTAGAGGCAGCCCAGCAGATACCGCCGCCTGAAGCCTGTGCCGCGCCATGGATAATGGAACAGCGCCTTTTGCATATAAAAGCGTCGGTAGTTCTTCATCACCCCATCCAGCAGCTCCCCGCGCTCCATCGCATCGGGTTTCATGATCGGGGTCACAAAGTTGTATTTGGAGAAATCGTGGATCTCGACCTGATCCTTGATCTCCTCAAACAGCGGAGTGAACGGCCAGGGCGTATACATCGCCCAATTGGCCAAATCCGGCTGCCAATCCCACGCCATTTGATACGTCTCTTCGAGCGTTTCGGGCGTCTCATTGTCGAGCCCGACGATAAACTGTGCTTCGACAAAGATGTCCGCCTCGCGAAGCAGGCGTATCGCGTTCTTGTTCTCGTCGACCTTGGTTTCCTTGTTAAACCGGTCGAGCTTCATTTGCGCCGCCGCCTCTGTGCCAAGGCTCACGTGCACAAGCCCCGCCTCGCGATAGAACGGTAAGAGTTCCTTATCGCGGTAGATGTCCGTCACCCGCGTATTGATGCCCCATTTGACCTTTTCCGGAAGGCCGCGGTCAATCAACTCCTGGCAAAATTCGACGAATTTCTTGCGGTTAATTGTCGGCTCTTCATCGGCGAGGATGAAAAAGCCCACGCCGTGCTTCTCATGCAATTCCTCGATCTCATCGACCACATCCTTGGGGTCGCGGATGCGATAGTCGCGCCAGAACTTCCACTGTGAGCAGAACGAACAGGTGAACGGACACCCTCGCGCCAGATTAGGGATCGCAACGCGGGTGCCAAGCGGCAGATAGGTGTAAAGGTTCCAGTCGAGCACATCCCAATCGGGTTTGAGCGTGCTCATATCCTTGACCGTATCGGCGGCAGGAGTTGCCACAATCTTGTCGAGTTCGCGGTAGGCAAGCCCCTTGATCTTGGCCCGGTCACGCGGCCAGCGACCTTCCTTTATCGCGCTAAAAAGCTCAACCGCGATCTCCTCCCCCTCACCGCGCACGATAACATCGATATGCGGCGCTTCGGTGAGGACTTGTTTGTACATGAAGGTCGCGTGCACCCCGCCCAGCACACGGATGGCGCCGGGCGCTTTTAAAGCCGCGATTTCAAGGATGCGCTCTGCGGCATAGATCGACGGGGTGATCGAAGTCGTCCCCACCACATCGGGCTGCAATTCCTCAATCCGGCGTGCGAGTTCATCATCATCCACCCCTTGCGTCATCGCATCGATAAAGGTGATATCGGTAAACCCAGCGCGCTTTAGCGGCCCGGAAAGATAGGCGACCCATGCAGGCGGCCATGTGCCCGCAATCTCTGCGCCGCCGGACCGGTAATTGGGATGAACAAAGAGAATTCGCATAGCGCCACAAGCCCCCTCAGGCTGTCTTCATATCTGCGATCCCATCACAATGGCTACGGGGGCGCTAGGGCCAGCGCATTGATTTGAGTCAAAGGGGTGGGGAGGTCTTTGCGCGCTCCATTCGTCATCCATAGCCTGGCACCGTCATCCTGAACTTGTTTCAGGATAACCCTCAAAACTTGGCGTAAAGCCGATGGTGTTATCCTGAAATGAATTCAGGATGACGAATACGCCCCCCCCCCGCTGCGACTAGCAAGCAAGCTTGCAAGTCTCGCTGCCCCTCACGCAAACGGGAGGGGGTGGGGGCGGGCTTTGTCCGACCGAAGTTGGCCATCAAACGAGCCTGATTTTCCTACATCGCTTGTCGCTGCTAGCTTCGCTTTGCACCCTTTCGTGCGTCACCGCGTGGGCGAGGTTTGTTGAGCGCCCCCTCCCGCGAGTGTTTTATCAACTAACCTCACTCTGAGCACCTGCGACTCGGGGCCTTCGGGTTCCCGCTCAGCCTGCCAGATTGGGCTGGCCGTTGCTCGCGCTCACTCCGCCGTCGACGGGCAGGTTGACGCCGGTGATGAAGGCGGCATCCTCGCTTGCAAGGAAGGCGGCAGCAGCGGCAATGTCCTCAGGCTCGCCAATGCGGCCAAGCGCCACGCGGTTCATGAACGCTTTCATCGTATCCTCATTCGACAAAACGCCGTCCACCATGTCAGAACGCGTGATCGACGGGTTGATCGCATTGACCCGCACGCCCTTGGCTCCGATCTGCAAGGCAAGCCCGCGGGTCAGGTTCGTCACCGCACCTTTGGACGCGTTGTAGATCGGCAGCATACTATCGCCGCCAATGCCCGACACGCTGGAGATATTGACGATAGAACCCCCACCCGGCATCGCGCTCTTGATCAGATGTGGGATGGCTGCGCGGCTCAGATAGATGACCCCCTTCACATTGATGTCGATGATGCGGTCGATCTCTGCATCGTCAGTCTTGTGGAGCAAGCCCCCGCCGCCAACGCCGGCATTGTTGACGAGGCAATCGAGCCCGCCAAAGCGTTCCACCGTCTTGGTGATGATTTCATCGGCAAAGTCCGACTTTGACACATCGCCCGGCACAACCAGAGTGCGGTCTGCATCAAGGGTTTCGGCCACCTTGGCACATTTGGCAGCATTGCGCGCGTTGATGACGACATTGGCGCCTTCTGCGTGAAAGCGCCGCGCAATCCCTTCACCGATGCCGCCAGAGGAGCCGGTCACGATTACGGTCTTGCCTGCAAAGCGCTGTGGATGGGTCATGGGATCGGTCCTTTGTGAGTGCGTCAGATTGGAAGGAGCGGTCTATCGCACGGCCAATCGAGCGCGCAAAGAGCCAAAGTTTTGCAGCGATGGGGTATCAGCCTATGCTCGCCGCTCAGCGCAAGGACACAGCATCATGGACGAGGCGAAGCAAACAGACGCAAAGGGTGCGCGAGTGACGGGATTGGGCGGCGTGTTTTATGTCGCAAGCGACCCGGAGGCGACGCGGGCATGGTATCGCGACAAGTTGGGCGTGGGCGGTGAATATGGCCCGCAATTTGCGTGGGCGAACGATCCCAAGCCGAACCCCTATTCGCTGGTCAGCCATTTCAAGGATGATGAATATATCAAGCCGGGCAAAGGCGGTTTCATGATCAATCTGCGCGTCGATGATCTTGATGGCTTTGTGGAGCTGCTCAAATCACGCGATGTCGATGTGCTGGGTACAGCCGATGAAGGCTATGGCAAGTTCGCCTGGATCCTCGATCCCAACGGCGTGAAGATTGAGCTTTGGGAACAAATAGCAGAGGAACTTCCCTGAACAAGGAACCCATGAGGGTGCTGAACGGAACACGGCCCCAACATCGGGAGCGATGTTGAGGCCGTGCGGGTACCAAGGGCGGGATGGCAGCGCCCTTCTTGGGGTCAGGGGGACAGTTGGGCAAAAGCCCTTTTATGAGGCTGCCATCAAGCGCTCATCTGAGGTGAAATCTGCGGCTCCAGCTTGGCTTCCAATTTGAGCCGCACCGCTTCGGCCGCGTGGCGCGCGCCAAGCTTGTGCATCATATTGGCCCGGTGAATTTCCACCGTTCGCGGACTGATCTCAAGTTCCCGTGCGATCACTTTGTTCGAGCTGCCCTGAGCGAGCCATTCGAGCACTTCGCGTTCGCGCACCGAGAGGCTGGCGATACGGTCGCGCGCTTCGATCATGCGCCGGCGAGCAGCACCAAAAACTTCGGCTTCTTTTTCGATCCGTGAAAGGCACCTTTCAAACCGATCTGGATCAAGTGGGAGGGAGAGATAATCAAGCGCCCCCGCTTTGATCGCCTCTACAATCCGGCCTGGACGCGGGTCTGTTTCGACAGCGATTAAGGGCAACCAGATGCCCAATCGACTGAGCCGATCGAGGATCATTGAGACGCCGCCTTGATCAGGCAAATCGCGGGCAACAATGATCCCTTCGCGCGGTGGGTGAATGGATAATTCCGAAATGTCGCCATACACTTCTGAATGGTGGCCTAGGGAAAACCCTATGCGTGCCAATTCAGCGCGATGACGGCTATTGGAATCGATGAAATGGAGTGTGGCTTTGCGTGACATAAATATGGTGGTGGCCCCACCAGAATTATTATTCACGCACGTCTAACCCCGATATGGAGTCATACCTTCCGGAAAACCCCCAAAATGTTGATTCCCCCTAGGTTATTCCCTCCAATTCGAACCAATTGACTGCAACCAATCTGGGGTTATCTGCGTGTTAGCCACTTGCTCTTACGCGCGGCTCTATTTCGAATCGAGTGAATAGTCAGGAAGCGATTCGAACGCAGATTTGAGCGCATCGCCCCAATTGGACGAAATTGTCCTGAAGTATTCATCATCCTGAGTGATCCGGCGTTCATGCGTGGCGGCAAATTCATCCTTGCCAATCACCATCAAATCAAGCGGCAGCCCGACCGACAGGTTCGCCTTCAGGGTGGAGTCAAATGACACCATCAACAGCTTCACCGCATTCTCAATGCTCATATCGCGCTCATAGCCGCGGATGAGAATGGGGCGGCCATATTTCGTCTCACCAATCTGAAAGAACGGTGTGTCCGAGCTTGCCTCGATAAAATTGCCTTCCGGATAGATCATGAACAGGCGCGGTTCCATCCCGGCGATCTGTCCTGCGAGAATGATCGATGCGGTAAAGCGCGAGGTGGTGTTGTTATCCTCCTGCACTTCGCGGATGGTCTGGCGCAGCAGCTTGCCGATCTCGGTTGCCACTGTGAACATGGTTGGCCCGTTCAAAAGCGTCGTCTCGCGCTCATCAGGTTCCTTTGTGCGCTCTTCAAGCTTGCTGACGACCGCCTGTGTCGTAGCAAGATTGCCCGCAGTCATTACCGCGATCATCCGCTCGCCGGGCACTTGCCATGAAAACATCTTGCGAAACACAGAGATGTTATCGACCCCCGAATTGGTTCGGGTATCGCTCATCAGGACAAGGCCTTTATCGAGCACCATGCCAACGCAATAGGTCATTTAGGTCGCTTTCTAATCTGCCGGACTGATCGGCTACTGGTTTTGCTGTTCAACTTCGAGATTGACGGTGAGCATTTGCTCTGTCGCCCCAAAGCTGATGCCAGTCACCGGCGCTGCATCGCGATAATCGCGGCCCGTTGCAACCCTGACATAGCGCGGATCAGGACTTATCCCATTGGACACATCAAAGCCGACCCAGCCAAGTCCATCCACGTGAGCCTCAGCCCAGGCATGGGTTGCCTCTTGCTCGATGCGGTCATTCATCATCAGATAACCAGAGACATAACGCGCCGGAATATCGAACAGGCGTGCCAGACCGATGAAGATGTGCGCGTGGTCCTGACACACGCCCTCGCCTACAACCACCGCCTCTTCGGCCTTGGTTGCAACGCCTGTCGCGCCTTTCCCATAAGCAACCCGTTTTGCGACATGGGCTGACAATTCGTGGAGGAAATCGACACCCGGCTCATCAGGCTTGCCGATTTCGCGCGCAAGGTTGTGCATCTGTAAGCCCGGACGCGTCAGATCGGTTTGGCCAAGAAAGCTCCACAGGGGCAAATGCCCTGAATGCTGACCGATCACGCCTGCATGATCGCTCGTCTCAACTTCGCCCTTGCACGTGACCGTGACCTCTTTTGCCCCCGGCTCGACACAGATGAGCTTTACCGAGTTGAAATTCTGGTCCTCATATTCGAGTTCGCAGTGAGCGTTCTCGTAAAGCATTTCCCAGTCAAGGATGGTCTGCCCTTGCGTTTCCTTAGGCACGAGCCGCAAGCGTTGAAGCGCGTGCACGACGGGCTCCTCAAAGGCGTAGTGGGTGGTGTGACGGATCGCGAGTTTCATTTGCTATGCCTCACGATAAGAACCTGTAGTCTTCGATGATCGCCTCACTGATCGCGGCGTTGTGCGCTTGGAACTCCATCAGGAACTCGTGCAACCCCTGTTCAAAGATCGCATCGACGCTGAGGCCGGAAATATCGCTTTCCTTTGCGGCAAGAAGCGCGCTGCATTTGCCTTCGCGGTCGTGGATTTCAGCGAGCTTTTGCAGGTGAATGCGCACCGCGTTGCGGCAAAAGGCAAGGCTGCG from Erythrobacter sp. SCSIO 43205 includes these protein-coding regions:
- the bchJ gene encoding bacteriochlorophyll 4-vinyl reductase, with the translated sequence MLIEAPILAAQEVTQGKVATEPGVPIPIKPAPIKHAPTDPVPSLSLPPLSSNEDEALAQIGPHALIHAVEVMRELLDQDAVAAVFSNAQIDAVPTGDAMVSEVDALRLHRWLAAREPFACFEIAGEAAKRTGDYIIAHRIPKLAARVLKILPARLAAPLLMRAISRHAWTFVGAGRFTFTGGWRFRIDRRAAGDATLPAQSLFHWYAGVFERLYQRLIAPDCHCEVRGCDEAELEMCDYLITRSR
- the bchE gene encoding magnesium-protoporphyrin IX monomethyl ester anaerobic oxidative cyclase; translated protein: MRILFVHPNYRSGGAEIAGTWPPAWVAYLSGPLKRAGFTDITFIDAMTQGVDDDELARRIEELQPDVVGTTSITPSIYAAERILEIAALKAPGAIRVLGGVHATFMYKQVLTEAPHIDVIVRGEGEEIAVELFSAIKEGRWPRDRAKIKGLAYRELDKIVATPAADTVKDMSTLKPDWDVLDWNLYTYLPLGTRVAIPNLARGCPFTCSFCSQWKFWRDYRIRDPKDVVDEIEELHEKHGVGFFILADEEPTINRKKFVEFCQELIDRGLPEKVKWGINTRVTDIYRDKELLPFYREAGLVHVSLGTEAAAQMKLDRFNKETKVDENKNAIRLLREADIFVEAQFIVGLDNETPETLEETYQMAWDWQPDLANWAMYTPWPFTPLFEEIKDQVEIHDFSKYNFVTPIMKPDAMERGELLDGVMKNYRRFYMQKALFHYPWRGTGFRRRYLLGCLYAFLRAGFKRTFYDLGKAGYWGPQTKKQLDWHFDESREVAADAATDWQTNADKAAQAKARREAVRRQMKERGVQRAIERKRDRIDVD
- a CDS encoding SDR family NAD(P)-dependent oxidoreductase → MTHPQRFAGKTVIVTGSSGGIGEGIARRFHAEGANVVINARNAAKCAKVAETLDADRTLVVPGDVSKSDFADEIITKTVERFGGLDCLVNNAGVGGGGLLHKTDDAEIDRIIDINVKGVIYLSRAAIPHLIKSAMPGGGSIVNISSVSGIGGDSMLPIYNASKGAVTNLTRGLALQIGAKGVRVNAINPSITRSDMVDGVLSNEDTMKAFMNRVALGRIGEPEDIAAAAAFLASEDAAFITGVNLPVDGGVSASNGQPNLAG
- a CDS encoding VOC family protein, yielding MDEAKQTDAKGARVTGLGGVFYVASDPEATRAWYRDKLGVGGEYGPQFAWANDPKPNPYSLVSHFKDDEYIKPGKGGFMINLRVDDLDGFVELLKSRDVDVLGTADEGYGKFAWILDPNGVKIELWEQIAEELP
- a CDS encoding response regulator transcription factor gives rise to the protein MSRKATLHFIDSNSRHRAELARIGFSLGHHSEVYGDISELSIHPPREGIIVARDLPDQGGVSMILDRLSRLGIWLPLIAVETDPRPGRIVEAIKAGALDYLSLPLDPDRFERCLSRIEKEAEVFGAARRRMIEARDRIASLSVREREVLEWLAQGSSNKVIARELEISPRTVEIHRANMMHKLGARHAAEAVRLKLEAKLEPQISPQMSA
- a CDS encoding proteasome-type protease; amino-acid sequence: MTYCVGMVLDKGLVLMSDTRTNSGVDNISVFRKMFSWQVPGERMIAVMTAGNLATTQAVVSKLEERTKEPDERETTLLNGPTMFTVATEIGKLLRQTIREVQEDNNTTSRFTASIILAGQIAGMEPRLFMIYPEGNFIEASSDTPFFQIGETKYGRPILIRGYERDMSIENAVKLLMVSFDSTLKANLSVGLPLDLMVIGKDEFAATHERRITQDDEYFRTISSNWGDALKSAFESLPDYSLDSK
- a CDS encoding transglutaminase family protein, translating into MKLAIRHTTHYAFEEPVVHALQRLRLVPKETQGQTILDWEMLYENAHCELEYEDQNFNSVKLICVEPGAKEVTVTCKGEVETSDHAGVIGQHSGHLPLWSFLGQTDLTRPGLQMHNLAREIGKPDEPGVDFLHELSAHVAKRVAYGKGATGVATKAEEAVVVGEGVCQDHAHIFIGLARLFDIPARYVSGYLMMNDRIEQEATHAWAEAHVDGLGWVGFDVSNGISPDPRYVRVATGRDYRDAAPVTGISFGATEQMLTVNLEVEQQNQ